From the genome of Geobacter sp. SVR, one region includes:
- a CDS encoding STAS domain-containing protein: MEESFKIEVRRNANGETVEFYGTIDARAEQQFDDLFCRLSASRLVFDFSRAGRINSMGIAFLLRSIKRIKVEKNAAVSVSGLNQVNAMLFKMTGIFMLAPEVKSANS; this comes from the coding sequence ATGGAAGAATCGTTCAAAATCGAAGTCAGAAGAAATGCCAACGGTGAAACGGTGGAGTTTTACGGCACCATCGACGCCCGGGCCGAGCAGCAGTTCGACGACCTGTTTTGCAGGCTTTCAGCCTCCAGGCTGGTCTTTGATTTCAGCCGCGCCGGCAGGATCAACTCCATGGGCATTGCCTTCCTGCTGCGTTCCATCAAACGGATCAAGGTCGAAAAAAATGCCGCTGTTTCCGTCAGCGGCCTGAACCAGGTCAATGCCATGCTTTTCAAAATGACCGGCATTTTCATGCTGGCACCGGAAGTCAAATCCGCCAACAGTTAG